In Flavivirga abyssicola, the following are encoded in one genomic region:
- a CDS encoding IS4 family transposase has translation MYSQTYFGELLSLLPKQKFRSIVERNKTDKYSKGFKTWDHLVAMIYAQLSKANSLRELETTFNSFSNKHYHLGVKRIKRSTLGEANQKRDSRVFEELANYLISQVHHDSTKDLKALLYLLDSSPIPLSNHRHKWVDEMNHRTKGLKIHLLYSPLTKTLSQLSITNSDINDINKGQELKIEPNAVYVFDKGYTDYNWWYKIHRHNSIFITRFKKNASLKVVDTFPVDSKQESRIMADEIVLFKNKTPRKGKKNEYREPLRRITVKREDKDTPLIIATNDLEKPAEQIADLYKKRWDIELFFKWIKQNLKIKRFIGTSENAVKIQIYTAIITYTLALILKKMKSAKEPLYLFVEKLCSLMFVPVKNTMDYQNRIRKQQQNKVKYQYAIFE, from the coding sequence ATGTATTCTCAAACATATTTCGGAGAGCTGTTATCATTATTGCCAAAGCAAAAATTCAGGAGCATAGTAGAGCGTAATAAAACGGATAAATATTCAAAAGGATTTAAGACATGGGATCATCTGGTGGCTATGATCTATGCCCAATTAAGCAAGGCCAATAGTTTACGGGAACTAGAGACCACTTTTAACTCATTTTCTAACAAACATTATCATTTAGGGGTAAAAAGGATAAAGAGGTCTACCTTGGGAGAGGCCAATCAAAAAAGGGACTCAAGAGTTTTTGAAGAATTGGCCAATTATCTTATATCACAGGTCCATCATGATAGTACTAAAGATTTAAAAGCGCTTTTATATCTATTGGATTCCTCACCAATACCATTGAGCAACCACCGCCATAAATGGGTTGATGAAATGAATCACCGGACCAAAGGGCTTAAAATTCATTTGTTATATAGCCCATTGACCAAAACATTATCCCAATTAAGTATTACCAACAGTGATATTAATGATATCAATAAAGGTCAAGAGCTAAAAATAGAACCCAATGCTGTTTACGTTTTTGATAAAGGCTACACCGATTACAACTGGTGGTATAAAATACATCGGCACAATAGCATTTTTATAACCCGATTTAAAAAAAATGCGTCACTCAAAGTGGTAGATACCTTTCCTGTAGATTCAAAACAGGAAAGTAGAATAATGGCAGATGAGATCGTTTTGTTTAAAAATAAAACGCCACGCAAAGGAAAAAAGAATGAGTATAGGGAACCGTTAAGAAGAATTACCGTTAAAAGAGAAGATAAAGATACCCCATTGATAATAGCAACTAATGATTTAGAAAAACCTGCAGAGCAGATAGCCGATCTATACAAGAAAAGATGGGATATTGAATTGTTTTTCAAATGGATAAAGCAAAATTTAAAGATAAAACGGTTTATAGGCACATCTGAAAATGCAGTGAAAATACAGATCTATACAGCCATCATTACCTATACTTTGGCATTGATCTTGAAGAAAATGAAATCAGCTAAAGAACCTCTTTATTTATTTGTTGAAAAGCTCTGTTCTTTAATGTTTGTGCCTGTCAAAAACACAATGGACTATCAAAATAGAATTAGAAAACAACAACAAAATAAAGTTAAATATCAATATGCTATTTTTGAATAA
- a CDS encoding LysR family transcriptional regulator: protein MSYQIELRHIRYFLAVAKDLHFRKAAERLFISQPGLSRQIKQMEDDLGVLLFERHNRKVILTKAGEYLKEELTLNLKSLEHTFYHAKLLNDGKKGDLKFGYVGSAMQEIIPNLLIAFEKEHPDLLFSLKEMGNHKQIEELLSYDIDLGFVRLDRVPKELEIKPILKENFCLVLPHSHALNKETFKGLQQLKEEPFILFDPKYSTTYFEKVMQIFDDSGFSPIISHNTIHASSIYKLVENNFGISIVPMSLIDINNKKVKFIELSKIKQKTTLSMVWNKHNRNPILNRVFDFI from the coding sequence ATGAGTTATCAAATAGAATTAAGACATATTAGATATTTTCTAGCGGTTGCTAAAGATTTACACTTCAGAAAAGCTGCTGAACGTTTATTCATTTCTCAACCAGGATTGAGTAGACAGATTAAACAAATGGAAGATGATTTGGGGGTTCTTTTATTTGAAAGACATAATAGAAAAGTAATACTTACCAAGGCTGGGGAATACCTTAAAGAAGAATTAACCTTAAACTTAAAAAGTCTGGAGCACACTTTTTATCATGCCAAATTATTGAATGATGGTAAAAAAGGTGATTTGAAATTTGGATATGTAGGGTCTGCCATGCAAGAAATAATTCCCAATTTATTAATAGCATTTGAGAAGGAACATCCTGATCTACTATTTAGCTTAAAAGAAATGGGAAATCATAAGCAAATAGAAGAGCTGCTTTCTTATGATATAGATTTAGGCTTTGTACGTTTAGACAGAGTCCCTAAAGAATTGGAAATTAAACCCATTTTAAAGGAGAATTTTTGTCTGGTGTTACCACATAGTCATGCATTAAATAAAGAAACCTTTAAGGGTTTACAGCAGTTGAAAGAGGAACCATTTATTTTATTTGACCCTAAATATAGTACTACTTATTTTGAAAAAGTGATGCAAATTTTCGATGATAGTGGTTTTTCTCCTATCATTTCACATAATACCATTCATGCTAGCTCTATATATAAGCTTGTTGAGAATAATTTTGGCATTTCTATTGTCCCCATGTCTCTAATAGATATCAATAACAAAAAAGTAAAGTTCATTGAATTATCTAAAATAAAACAAAAAACCACGCTTTCAATGGTATGGAATAAGCATAATAGAAACCCTATTTTGAATAGGGTCTTTGATTTTATTTAG
- the hutH gene encoding histidine ammonia-lyase: protein MSFKYGIDNLTVKKVLAISKGELTAVITSEAKEQVIACRKKVETMAAGNKAVYGINTGFGPLCDVQITAEETNKLQENLLITHAVGVGTPIDKELSKIMMICKVHALCQGYSGVRLELIERILYFIENDLLPVVPKQGSVGASGDLAPLSHLFLPLIGEGEFWIDDTIEHAKIGLEKHQLTPLTLQAKEGLGLINGTQFILAHAIVGLDKMAYLLDLADVAGAMSIEGYQGSSSPFRDELHKIRPYKGTIEVAERMFMLLYKSQNVDSHENCERVQDPYSMRCIPQVHGASRNAYYHLKELAEIEMNSVTDNPIVLSDTEAISGGNFHGQPLAMALDYTSIAASELGNISDRRCYLLLEGKFGLPRLLTTGGGLNSGFMIPQYTTAALVTENKSLCFPPSADSIPTSLGQEDHVSMGSISGRQFNQILGNIDKVLAIELMYAAQALEFRRPNTFSDIIEENFKIIREKVPRLEDDRILKDDINAMIRLVKDQAFNLK from the coding sequence ATGTCATTTAAGTACGGTATAGATAATTTAACAGTTAAAAAGGTATTAGCTATTTCCAAAGGCGAATTAACTGCTGTTATTACTTCAGAAGCAAAAGAACAAGTCATTGCATGCAGAAAAAAGGTTGAAACCATGGCTGCTGGAAATAAAGCTGTATATGGTATTAATACTGGGTTTGGACCCTTGTGTGATGTGCAGATCACAGCAGAAGAAACTAATAAGTTACAAGAAAACCTGTTGATTACCCATGCCGTTGGCGTAGGAACTCCTATAGATAAAGAACTCTCGAAAATCATGATGATTTGCAAGGTTCATGCTTTATGTCAAGGATATTCCGGAGTCCGACTAGAATTAATTGAAAGAATTTTATATTTCATAGAAAATGACTTATTACCAGTAGTTCCAAAACAAGGTTCGGTTGGAGCGTCAGGAGACTTAGCACCCTTGTCGCATTTATTTTTGCCATTGATAGGAGAGGGAGAGTTTTGGATTGATGATACCATTGAACATGCAAAAATAGGATTAGAAAAACATCAATTAACCCCTTTAACGCTACAAGCTAAAGAAGGGTTAGGTTTAATAAACGGTACACAATTTATTTTAGCACATGCTATTGTTGGCTTAGATAAAATGGCCTATTTATTAGATTTGGCAGATGTAGCTGGCGCTATGAGTATTGAAGGGTATCAAGGGAGTTCTTCTCCGTTTAGAGATGAATTACACAAAATACGTCCTTATAAAGGAACCATTGAAGTTGCAGAAAGAATGTTTATGCTACTCTATAAATCCCAGAATGTTGATTCTCATGAAAATTGTGAACGTGTACAGGATCCTTATTCCATGCGTTGCATTCCTCAAGTACACGGAGCTTCCAGAAATGCCTATTACCATTTAAAAGAGTTAGCAGAAATAGAAATGAATTCTGTTACTGATAATCCTATTGTTTTAAGTGATACCGAGGCTATTTCTGGAGGGAATTTTCATGGGCAACCTCTAGCTATGGCATTAGATTATACTTCAATAGCAGCATCAGAATTAGGAAATATTTCAGATAGAAGATGTTATTTATTACTAGAAGGTAAATTTGGATTGCCACGATTATTAACCACTGGAGGCGGTTTAAATTCTGGTTTTATGATTCCGCAGTACACAACAGCTGCTTTGGTAACAGAAAATAAGTCATTATGTTTTCCGCCATCAGCAGATAGTATTCCAACATCTTTAGGACAAGAAGACCATGTGTCTATGGGGAGTATATCAGGACGTCAATTCAATCAGATATTGGGAAATATTGATAAAGTATTAGCCATAGAACTCATGTATGCAGCACAAGCCTTAGAGTTTAGAAGACCCAATACGTTTTCGGATATTATTGAAGAAAACTTTAAGATTATCAGGGAAAAAGTACCAAGACTAGAAGATGATAGAATTTTAAAAGACGATATTAATGCCATGATTCGATTGGTTAAAGATCAAGCATTCAATTTAAAGTAA